A genomic stretch from Aminobacter aminovorans includes:
- a CDS encoding NAD(P)/FAD-dependent oxidoreductase — protein sequence MQHRVVVVGAGFGGLEVVKGLAGAAVSITFIDRRNHHLFQPLLYQVATASLATSEIAWPIRSLVWNRPEVTTILASVTGVDAVRRHVLLEGGETVPYDSLVLATGARHAYFGHDEWEPFALGLKTLEDATTIRRRILVAFECAERETDREKQAALLTFVIVGAGPTGVEMAGTIAELARDTLPRDFRNIDTGRARVVLIEAGPRVLGGFPDDLSEYALRSLRKLGIQVELGRAVSDCNADSVTYGDIRLATKTIIWAAGVRASPAAEWLGAPADRAGRLQVMPDLTVPGYPEMFAIGDTVTVNDPNGKPAPGIAPAAKQQGQHVAATIKARLRGDAAPRRFHYRHQGSLAQIGKRRAVIDFGWIKLKGALAWWLWGIAHIYFLIGSRARLSVAINWLWIHARNQRGARLITQGEARIDAIGVTAGEEAPDAQPTPATRAMPVPSGRQ from the coding sequence ATGCAGCATCGCGTAGTGGTCGTCGGCGCCGGCTTCGGCGGGCTGGAGGTCGTCAAGGGGCTGGCGGGTGCTGCGGTCAGCATCACCTTCATCGACCGGCGCAACCATCACCTGTTCCAGCCGCTGCTCTACCAGGTCGCGACGGCCTCGCTGGCCACCTCCGAGATCGCCTGGCCGATCCGCTCGCTTGTCTGGAACAGGCCGGAGGTGACGACCATCCTGGCCAGCGTCACCGGCGTCGATGCCGTGCGGCGCCACGTCCTGCTCGAAGGTGGCGAGACAGTGCCCTATGACAGCCTGGTGCTGGCGACGGGCGCGCGGCATGCCTATTTCGGCCACGACGAATGGGAGCCCTTTGCGCTCGGCCTGAAGACGCTCGAGGACGCAACGACGATCCGCCGCCGCATTCTGGTGGCGTTCGAATGCGCCGAGCGAGAGACCGATCGGGAAAAGCAGGCGGCACTGCTGACTTTCGTCATCGTCGGCGCCGGACCCACCGGGGTGGAAATGGCCGGGACGATCGCCGAACTGGCGCGCGACACGCTACCGCGCGATTTCCGCAACATCGATACGGGCAGGGCACGGGTGGTACTGATCGAGGCCGGGCCGCGTGTACTTGGTGGCTTCCCCGACGACCTCTCCGAATATGCGCTGCGCTCGCTGCGCAAGCTTGGCATCCAAGTCGAGCTCGGCCGCGCCGTCTCCGACTGTAATGCCGACAGCGTCACCTATGGCGATATCAGGCTGGCGACCAAGACGATCATCTGGGCCGCCGGCGTGCGCGCATCGCCCGCCGCCGAGTGGCTCGGCGCCCCGGCGGACAGGGCAGGACGTCTCCAGGTCATGCCTGACCTGACGGTTCCAGGTTATCCTGAGATGTTCGCCATCGGCGACACCGTGACGGTGAACGACCCGAACGGAAAACCCGCGCCCGGCATCGCGCCCGCCGCCAAGCAGCAAGGCCAGCACGTCGCCGCCACCATCAAGGCGCGGCTGCGCGGTGATGCCGCGCCGCGGCGGTTCCACTACCGCCATCAGGGCAGTCTCGCACAGATCGGCAAGCGCCGCGCGGTCATCGACTTCGGCTGGATCAAGCTGAAGGGAGCGCTGGCATGGTGGCTCTGGGGCATCGCCCACATCTACTTCCTCATCGGTTCGCGGGCACGGCTCAGCGTGGCCATCAACTGGCTGTGGATTCACGCCCGCAATCAGCGCGGCGCCCGGCTGATCACCCAGGGCGAGGCCCGGATCGACGCGATCGGGGTAACGGCTGGCGAGGAGGCGCCAGACGCGCAGCCGACCCCTGCCACTCGCGCCATGCCAGTGCCATCAGGGCGGCAATGA
- a CDS encoding trimeric intracellular cation channel family protein, translated as MSPLLYLDYAGVAVFAATGALAASRKQLDVIGFLFLASFTGIGGGTVRDVILGLPVFWVINPAYVLVCAAVAVGVFFTAHLVESRYKLLLWLDALGMAAYAAIGAAKGLAATASPTVAIVMGLLTATFGGILRDLLAGEPSVLLKPEIYVSAAMVGAGIYTLADIADLPPEVSTVVAFVAAFMVRGGALKFGWTFPAYRSRPGRRPEDIP; from the coding sequence ATGAGCCCACTGCTCTACCTCGACTATGCCGGTGTGGCGGTGTTTGCCGCGACTGGTGCGCTTGCCGCATCGCGCAAGCAACTCGACGTCATCGGCTTTCTGTTCCTGGCAAGCTTTACCGGCATCGGCGGCGGCACAGTTCGCGATGTCATCCTGGGGCTCCCGGTGTTCTGGGTGATCAACCCGGCCTATGTGCTGGTCTGTGCCGCGGTCGCGGTCGGGGTGTTCTTCACCGCCCATCTGGTCGAATCCCGTTACAAACTGTTGCTCTGGCTCGATGCGCTCGGCATGGCCGCCTACGCCGCCATCGGGGCTGCCAAGGGGCTGGCGGCGACCGCATCGCCGACGGTCGCCATCGTCATGGGGCTTTTGACGGCGACCTTCGGCGGCATCCTGCGCGATCTGCTTGCCGGGGAGCCCTCGGTCCTGCTCAAGCCTGAAATCTATGTCTCGGCGGCCATGGTGGGAGCGGGCATCTACACGCTCGCCGACATCGCCGATTTGCCGCCTGAAGTGTCAACCGTCGTTGCTTTTGTCGCTGCCTTCATGGTGCGCGGCGGCGCGTTGAAGTTCGGCTGGACCTTTCCGGCCTATCGCAGCCGCCCGGGCCGCCGCCCCGAAGATATTCCCTGA
- the grpE gene encoding nucleotide exchange factor GrpE, whose amino-acid sequence MSDQAKDERALDEAATAEAQADKIEGSVEGDYEALVRLLKENEELKDRALRAAAEMENLRRRTARDVQDARAYSVANFARDMLSVSDNLRRAIEAVTDEAKTSGGTGLASLIEGVEVTERSMLSALERHGVRKLDPLGEKFDPNFHQAMFEVPNPDVAANTVVHVAQSGYTIGDRVLRPAMVGIAKGGPKQVADAPAEPGPVNEQAEKDA is encoded by the coding sequence ATGAGCGATCAGGCAAAAGACGAACGCGCGCTCGATGAGGCCGCGACTGCCGAGGCCCAGGCCGACAAGATCGAAGGCAGCGTCGAAGGCGACTATGAAGCCCTCGTAAGGCTGCTGAAGGAAAATGAAGAGCTGAAGGATCGCGCCCTGCGCGCTGCTGCCGAGATGGAAAACCTGCGTCGCCGCACCGCGCGCGACGTGCAGGATGCCCGTGCCTATTCGGTGGCCAACTTCGCCCGCGACATGCTGTCGGTCTCGGACAATCTGCGCCGTGCGATCGAGGCTGTCACTGACGAAGCCAAGACATCAGGCGGTACTGGCCTGGCCAGCCTGATCGAGGGCGTCGAGGTGACCGAACGTTCGATGCTGTCGGCGCTCGAGCGTCACGGTGTCCGCAAGCTCGATCCGCTTGGTGAAAAGTTCGACCCGAACTTCCACCAGGCGATGTTCGAAGTGCCGAACCCCGACGTCGCCGCCAACACGGTCGTGCATGTCGCCCAATCTGGCTACACCATCGGCGACCGCGTGCTGCGCCCGGCCATGGTAGGAATCGCCAAGGGTGGCCCCAAGCAAGTCGCAGATGCCCCGGCCGAGCCCGGCCCGGTCAACGAACAGGCTGAAAAAGACGCCTGA
- a CDS encoding DUF934 domain-containing protein codes for MTEATPAPRLWTPEGFRDDGWTYAEDASALAGNSRVILPLQAFLELSPEQREAAKERLGVLLQPGDQLEEIVDRLDQLSLVALSFPVFNDGRSFSKAELLRSRHGFEGAVRATGQVLIDQLPHMLRVGFNEFEVSHPVLLKRLEAGQVGGLSLHYQPTAKPAATPSEGAKYSWRRSAT; via the coding sequence ATGACCGAAGCGACACCGGCGCCGCGCCTCTGGACACCCGAAGGCTTCAGGGACGATGGCTGGACCTACGCCGAGGATGCCAGCGCGCTGGCCGGTAATAGCCGGGTCATCCTGCCGCTTCAGGCCTTTCTCGAACTCTCGCCCGAACAGCGCGAAGCTGCAAAGGAACGCCTCGGCGTTCTGCTCCAGCCTGGCGACCAGCTCGAGGAGATCGTCGATAGGCTCGACCAGCTGTCCTTGGTGGCGCTTTCCTTTCCGGTCTTCAATGACGGCCGCTCCTTCTCCAAGGCCGAGCTGCTGCGTAGCCGCCACGGCTTCGAAGGTGCCGTGCGCGCGACCGGCCAGGTGTTGATCGACCAGCTGCCGCATATGCTGCGTGTCGGCTTCAACGAGTTCGAGGTATCGCATCCCGTACTCCTGAAGCGGCTCGAAGCTGGCCAGGTCGGTGGCCTCTCGCTCCACTACCAGCCGACCGCCAAGCCTGCGGCAACGCCTTCGGAAGGTGCGAAGTATTCCTGGCGCCGCAGCGCGACATGA
- a CDS encoding phosphoadenylyl-sulfate reductase, producing MLAKPRQPDAGTEAQVLAEAAALDALYGQLTPVEIIARAATERFVGEIAAVSSFGADSAVLLHMIAEVDRKLPVIFLDTGKHFGETLDYRDALAADYGLTDIRIVTPDEAALARIDPMGNLHQTSTDACCDVRKVEPMARGVEPFRAWFTGRKRFQAATRAALPVFEQVGPRFRINPLARWTTSDLADYMRKHALRENPLVAYGYLSIGCFPCTQIVKPGEDARSGRWAGQAKTECGIHLSGLEQSLTDASL from the coding sequence ATGCTAGCGAAGCCAAGGCAGCCTGACGCCGGAACTGAAGCGCAGGTTCTTGCCGAGGCTGCGGCGCTCGACGCGCTCTATGGCCAGCTGACGCCCGTCGAGATCATCGCGCGCGCCGCAACCGAGCGTTTTGTCGGCGAGATCGCGGCCGTATCGTCTTTCGGGGCGGATTCGGCCGTGCTTCTGCACATGATCGCCGAAGTCGACCGCAAGCTGCCGGTGATTTTTTTGGACACAGGCAAGCATTTCGGCGAGACGCTCGATTACCGCGACGCGCTCGCCGCAGATTACGGCCTGACCGACATTCGCATCGTCACGCCTGACGAGGCGGCGCTGGCGCGGATCGATCCGATGGGCAATCTGCATCAGACCAGCACCGACGCCTGCTGCGACGTCCGCAAGGTCGAGCCGATGGCGCGTGGAGTCGAGCCGTTTCGGGCCTGGTTCACCGGACGTAAGCGCTTCCAGGCCGCCACCCGTGCTGCCCTGCCAGTGTTCGAGCAGGTTGGCCCGCGCTTCCGCATCAACCCGCTCGCGCGCTGGACCACGTCGGATCTCGCCGACTACATGCGCAAGCATGCGTTGCGCGAGAACCCGCTGGTCGCCTATGGTTACCTGTCGATCGGTTGTTTTCCCTGCACGCAGATCGTCAAGCCGGGCGAGGATGCGCGCAGCGGACGCTGGGCCGGACAGGCCAAGACCGAATGCGGCATCCATCTATCGGGTCTCGAACAGTCGCTGACCGACGCATCACTTTAG
- a CDS encoding nitrite/sulfite reductase — MYRYDEFDHDFVKARVADFSDQVERRLAGEITEDQFRPLRLMNGVYLQLHAYMLRIAVPYGTLSSKQMRMLGHIARKYDKGYGHFTTRQNIQFNWPALSDIPAILADLASVEMHAIQTSGNCIRNVTADHFAGAAADEAADPRPYAEILRQWSSVHPEFSYLPRKFKIAVTGAERDRAAIQTHDIGLHLKKNDKGELGFAVYIGGGQGRTPMVAKKIRDFLPEQHLLSYTTAILRVYNLHGRRDNKYKARIKILVHETGVDEIIRQVEHEWQALKDGELKLPEADVAAIQSYFAPPALTDRPEGDEAIKLARLDSRSFGEWVDQNVFTHRNPDYAAVTISLKGIGEVPGDATDSQMEAVADIAEKYGFDEIRVSHEQNLILPHVARADLKAVYDALMAIDLATSNSNLISDIIACPGLDYCALANARSIPVAQEISRRFASLERQRDIGELKLKISGCINACGHHHVGHIGILGVEKKGAELYQVTLGGSADEHTSVGEIIGRGFGPEEITDAIETIVETYLGIRLDSSEKFLDAYRRVGPAPFKEALYASEAKAA, encoded by the coding sequence ATGTACCGTTACGACGAGTTCGACCATGATTTCGTGAAGGCCCGCGTCGCCGATTTCAGCGACCAGGTCGAGCGTCGCCTTGCCGGCGAGATCACCGAGGACCAGTTCCGGCCGCTGCGCCTGATGAACGGGGTCTATCTTCAGCTGCACGCCTACATGCTGCGCATCGCGGTGCCTTACGGCACGTTGAGCTCGAAGCAGATGCGCATGCTTGGCCACATCGCCCGCAAATACGACAAGGGCTATGGCCACTTCACCACGCGCCAGAACATCCAGTTCAACTGGCCGGCGCTGTCCGACATCCCGGCGATCCTCGCCGACCTCGCATCGGTCGAGATGCACGCCATCCAGACCTCGGGCAACTGCATCCGCAACGTCACCGCCGATCACTTCGCCGGTGCCGCCGCCGACGAGGCTGCCGATCCGCGCCCCTATGCCGAAATCCTGCGCCAGTGGTCTTCGGTGCATCCGGAGTTTTCGTACCTGCCGCGCAAGTTCAAGATCGCGGTCACGGGTGCCGAGCGCGACCGCGCCGCGATCCAGACCCATGATATCGGCCTGCACCTGAAGAAGAACGACAAGGGCGAACTCGGCTTTGCCGTCTATATCGGCGGCGGCCAGGGTCGCACGCCGATGGTCGCCAAGAAGATCCGCGACTTCCTGCCGGAACAGCACCTGCTGTCCTACACCACCGCAATCCTGCGCGTGTACAATCTGCACGGCCGTCGCGACAACAAGTACAAGGCGCGCATCAAGATTCTGGTTCACGAGACCGGCGTCGACGAGATCATCCGCCAGGTCGAGCATGAGTGGCAGGCGCTCAAGGACGGCGAGCTCAAGCTGCCTGAGGCCGACGTCGCCGCGATCCAGTCCTATTTCGCGCCGCCGGCGCTGACCGACCGGCCGGAAGGCGACGAGGCCATCAAGCTGGCGCGGCTCGATTCCAGGAGCTTTGGCGAGTGGGTCGACCAGAATGTCTTCACCCATCGCAATCCCGACTACGCCGCTGTGACGATCTCGCTCAAGGGAATCGGCGAAGTACCGGGCGATGCCACCGACAGCCAGATGGAGGCCGTGGCCGACATCGCCGAGAAGTACGGCTTCGACGAGATCCGCGTCAGCCACGAGCAAAACCTGATCCTGCCGCATGTCGCCCGCGCCGATCTCAAGGCGGTCTATGACGCGCTGATGGCGATCGACCTGGCCACATCGAATTCTAACCTGATCAGCGACATCATCGCTTGCCCGGGCCTGGATTATTGCGCGCTGGCCAATGCCCGTTCGATCCCGGTGGCACAGGAAATCTCCAGGCGTTTCGCCTCTCTGGAGCGCCAGCGCGACATCGGTGAGCTGAAGCTCAAGATTTCCGGCTGCATCAATGCCTGCGGCCACCACCATGTCGGCCATATCGGCATTCTCGGTGTCGAGAAGAAGGGCGCTGAACTCTACCAGGTCACGCTCGGCGGTTCGGCCGACGAACACACTTCGGTCGGCGAGATCATCGGCCGCGGCTTCGGCCCGGAAGAGATCACCGACGCCATCGAAACGATCGTCGAGACCTATCTCGGCATCAGGCTCGACAGTTCGGAAAAGTTCCTCGACGCCTATCGCCGCGTCGGCCCAGCGCCGTTCAAGGAGGCGCTTTATGCTAGCGAAGCCAAGGCAGCCTGA
- a CDS encoding DUF2849 domain-containing protein, translating to MKILTANRLTDGEAVWFAVDGSWAETIDVAETVGDKAGEARLEAIGKAAYDNNEVVDVNLIDVSVVNDAIQPLRLREVIRAAGPSNRLDLGKQARPAAGAA from the coding sequence ATGAAGATCCTTACCGCCAACAGGCTGACCGACGGCGAAGCCGTGTGGTTCGCGGTCGACGGCAGCTGGGCCGAGACCATCGATGTTGCCGAGACCGTCGGCGACAAGGCCGGCGAAGCCCGCCTCGAGGCGATCGGCAAGGCCGCCTATGACAACAACGAAGTCGTTGACGTCAATCTCATCGACGTCAGCGTCGTCAACGACGCGATCCAGCCGCTCCGGCTGCGCGAAGTGATCCGCGCCGCTGGTCCCAGCAATCGCCTCGACCTTGGCAAGCAAGCCCGGCCCGCCGCCGGCGCCGCCTGA
- the cysG gene encoding siroheme synthase CysG: MTQAAAKLNAFPIFLKVEGEAVVIVGGGDEALAKARLLAQSSAEIRIIADHVEPHLRDWIAANGATRIHAAYDASLIERAVMVFAATGDEALDRLISLDARELGIPVNAVDRPELCDFFTPALVNRAPVAVAIGTEGAGPVLAQMIRARVDRMLSPQLGALATLGAGFRDAVERLLPKGNVRRGFWREFFEGAPARALDNGQLAEAHGAATELLLHKGAVKGHVALVGAGPGAEDLLTLRGHRLLMEADVIVHDALVPEAVISMGRRDAERLPVGKRKGCHSKSQSEINDLLVELAQAGKRVVRLKSGDPLVFGRAGEEMQAMRDAGVSYEVVPGVTSAFAAAADFELPLTLRGVTSSMVFTTGHDLKGGSLPDWAKLAISGATVAVYMGRSVAADVAGRLIDAGLSPDTAVAVVENASLKNRRRFHGTLADLPSLEARSDLDGPVMTIIGDSVAGANFELSEPLAAHRHEQAARAALEGSKA, encoded by the coding sequence ATGACCCAAGCCGCCGCCAAGCTCAACGCATTCCCGATCTTCCTCAAGGTCGAAGGCGAAGCCGTGGTCATCGTCGGCGGTGGCGACGAGGCGCTGGCCAAGGCGCGCCTGCTGGCGCAGTCGAGCGCCGAAATCCGGATCATCGCGGACCATGTCGAGCCGCACCTGCGCGACTGGATCGCCGCCAACGGCGCAACACGTATCCATGCCGCCTATGACGCGTCGCTGATCGAGCGCGCCGTGATGGTGTTTGCCGCGACTGGCGACGAGGCCCTCGATCGGCTGATATCCCTTGATGCACGTGAGCTGGGCATCCCGGTCAATGCCGTAGATCGTCCCGAACTCTGCGACTTCTTCACCCCCGCGCTGGTCAACCGTGCACCGGTCGCCGTTGCCATCGGCACCGAAGGGGCAGGGCCTGTTCTGGCCCAGATGATCCGCGCCCGCGTCGACCGCATGCTGTCGCCGCAGCTCGGCGCACTGGCCACACTTGGCGCCGGCTTCCGCGATGCCGTCGAGCGCCTGTTGCCCAAGGGCAATGTCCGCCGTGGCTTCTGGCGCGAATTTTTCGAGGGCGCGCCGGCGCGTGCGCTCGACAACGGCCAGCTTGCCGAGGCGCATGGAGCGGCAACCGAGCTTTTGCTGCACAAGGGCGCGGTCAAGGGCCATGTCGCGCTCGTCGGTGCCGGCCCGGGGGCCGAGGATCTTCTGACACTGCGTGGCCATCGCCTGCTTATGGAAGCCGACGTCATCGTCCATGACGCGCTGGTCCCCGAGGCGGTGATTTCGATGGGCCGCCGCGATGCCGAGCGCCTCCCGGTCGGCAAGCGCAAGGGCTGCCATTCCAAGAGCCAATCCGAGATCAACGATCTGCTCGTCGAACTGGCGCAAGCCGGCAAGCGCGTGGTGCGCCTCAAGTCGGGCGATCCGCTGGTGTTCGGCCGCGCCGGCGAGGAAATGCAGGCGATGCGCGATGCCGGCGTGTCCTACGAGGTCGTGCCGGGCGTGACCTCGGCCTTCGCCGCCGCTGCAGATTTCGAGCTGCCGCTGACGCTGCGCGGCGTCACCTCCTCGATGGTCTTTACGACAGGCCACGACCTCAAGGGCGGATCGTTGCCTGACTGGGCCAAGCTCGCCATCTCGGGTGCGACAGTTGCCGTCTACATGGGCCGCTCGGTCGCCGCCGACGTCGCCGGCCGCCTGATCGACGCCGGGCTGTCGCCCGACACGGCGGTGGCCGTCGTCGAGAACGCCAGCCTGAAGAACCGCCGCCGCTTCCATGGCACGCTCGCCGACCTGCCTTCGCTGGAAGCGCGCAGCGATCTCGATGGCCCGGTCATGACCATCATCGGCGACTCTGTCGCCGGCGCCAATTTTGAACTTTCCGAGCCGCTCGCGGCACACAGGCACGAACAGGCCGCCCGCGCGGCGCTCGAAGGAAGCAAGGCATGA